CCTGCTGGTAGTGCTCGATCACGTACTGCGCCCGGTCGGCGGCGGCGATGTAGGCCTTGTTGCGCAGGTAGAACTCGGCCACGTTGATCTCGTACTGGGCCAGGATGTTGCGCAGGTAGATCATGCGCTGGCGCGCGTCGGCGGTGTACGCGCTGTCCGGGAAGCGCCGCGACAGCTCGGAGAAGTCGTCGAACGACTGCAGGTTGTAGCCCTGGTCGCGGCGCGCCTGCGAGCCTTTGCGGTTGATGTAGCGATCGATCATGCCGCTGGTACGATCGAAATTGATCAGGCCGCGCAGGTAATAGGCATAATCGACGTGCTTGTTGGCCGGATAGGTCTTGATGAAGCGGTTCACGGTCGACGAGGCATCATCCGGCTGGTTGTCCTTGTATTGCGCGTAGGCCATCTCCAGCTGTGCCTGCTCGTTGTACTCGCCCGACGGGAAACGCGCGATCAGGCGCTGGTAGGCCTTGGTGGCGGCCGCATAGTCGGTGTTCTGCAGCGAGGCATGCGCATTGTCGTACAGCGCGACCAGCGGCATCGTGTCGATGGTGTCCCTTTTCGACTTGAACATCGAACATGCGCTCATCGAGACGACGAGCGCGAGCACCACAAGCACTTTGAGTACAGGCAATTTGGGCATCGGCAGCGTGGGCGAGTCGATCGTTGGGCGCATAAGGAAAGAATTCGGATGTTTGAGCGAAAAGGCATGATAGCCGAAACCGGCCACAGCCCGCGGAAGCCCGCATGACCACGATCCGGCACGAAGCGGAGGTACCACTGGGCGCGGCGGGACGCAGGTTCGACCAGGCGCTGGCCGAGATGTTCCCCGACTACTCGCGCTCACGGCTCAGCGGCTGGATCAAATCCGGTGCGGTGACCCTGGACGGCGCGCCCGCGCCACCGCGGCAGCTGCTGCGCGGCGGCGAGCGGGTGCAGCTGCGGGTGGAGCTGGAAAACGAGGTGGCCAGCGCGGCGGAGGACATCGCGCTGGCCATCGTGCACGAGGACGAGCACCTGCTGGTGCTGGACAAGCCGGCCGGGCTGGTGGTCCACCCCGGCGCCGGCAACCCGGCCGGCACCCTGCTCAACGCGCTGCTGCACCACGACCCGCGGCTGGCCGAGCTGCCGCGCGCCGGCATCGTGCACCGGCTGGACAAGGACACTTCCGGCCTGATGGTGGTGGCGCGGACCCTGCCGACCTACACCGCGCTGGTCGACCTGCTGTCGCGCCACGAGGTGGAGCGCCAGTACGAGGCGGTGGTGCTGGGCACGCTGGTGGCCGGCGGCACGGTGGATGCGCCGATCGGGCGCAGCCTGGGCGACCGCCTGCGCCAGGCGGTGCGCGACGAGGAAGACGGCAAGCGCGCGGTGACCCACTACCGCGTGCGCGAACGTTTCCGCGCGCACAGCCTGCTGCAGTGCCGGCTGGAGACCGGCCGCACCCACCAGATCCGCGTGCACCTGGCGCACATCAGCCACCCGCTGGTCGGCGACCCGCTGTACGGCGGCGGCCTGAAGCTGCCCAAGGGCGCCAGCGCGGAGCTGGCCGCCGCCCTGCGTGGCTTCCGTCGGCAGGCGCTGCACGCCGAGCAACTGGCGTTCATCCACCCGGCCACCGGCGAGGCGATGTCGTTCGGCGCGGAGCGGCCGGCCGACCAGCAGCGGCTGATCGAGACGCTGCGTGCCGATCTGGCCGAACACGGTTCGGATCACTACTGAAGCAAGGGGGAACGGATGACCGGCATTGCGGGTGTGCGATGCTTCTCGAATCCCGAATCCCGAATCCCGAATCCCGAATCCCGAAAAAATGACCGATACCTGGATTTTTCCCGACTGGCCGGCTCCATCGCGCATCCACGCGGCGGTCACCACCCGTCTGGGGCCGGGCATCTCGGCGCCGCCGTTCGAGCGTTTCAATCTCGGCCTGCGCAGCGGTGACGACCCCGACGCCGTGCAAGCCAATCGCAGCGCGCTGCAGCAGGCCTTGCGGCTGCCGTCGGCGCCGCGCTGGCTGCGCCAGGTGCACGGCGTCAACGTGGCCCAGCTGGGGCCGCTGCCCGGTGCGGACGAGCCGCAGGCGGATGCGGCGGCCTCGCATGTCCCCGGCACGGTGCTGGCCATCCTCACCGCCGACTGCCTGCCGGTGCTGTTCTGCGCCGACGACGGCCGCGAGATCGGCGCGGCCCATGCCGGCTGGCGCGGCCTGGCTGCCGGCGTGCTGGAGGCCACCCTGACCCAGCTGGAAACCCCGCCGGCGCGGCTGCTGGCCTGGCTGGGGCCGTGCATCGGCGCGGCTTCCTACGAGGTGGGCGAGGAGGTGCGCAGCGCCTTCGTGGCATCCGATGCCGGCGCCGCGGACTGCTTCGCGGCCACCCGTGCCGGACACTGGCTGTGCGACCTCGCCGCCCTGGCGCGGCGCCGGCTGCAGGCCGCCGGCATCCAGCGCATCCATGGCGGCGGTTTCGACACGCTGGCCGATCCGCGCTTCTACTCCTACCGCCGCGAAGGCGCCCGCAGCGGCCGCTTCGCCAGCCTGGTCTGGTTCGCCGACAGCTGAGTCGTGGCCGGCTGTTGACGCCGCGTCGTCATGCCGTTTGCTTGAATCGCTACCCGTTGTCCGCATCTAGCTGGGCAGTGGCGACGACGTCTGCCAGAACCTTTCACCTCTTGCGGGGGATTACTCATGCGGATGGACAAACTCACCTCGCGCTTCCAGCAGGCGCTGGCCGATGCGCAGTCGCTGGCCGTGGGGCGCGACCACAACATGCTCGAACCGGTGCACGTGATGGCGGCGCTGCTCGGCCAGCAGGGCGGCTCGACCGCGCCGCTGCTGACCCAGGCCCAGGTCAACGTGCCGCTGCTGACCCAGCGCGTCAACGACCTGCTGGAGCGCCTGCCGAAGGTCAGCGGACAGGAAGGCAACATCAACCTCGGCAACGACCTCAACCGCCTGCTCAACCTCACCGACAAGCTGGCGCAGCAGCGCGGCGACCAGTTCATCGCCAGCGAGCTGTTCGTGCTGGCGGCGCTGGAGGACAAGGGCGAACTGGGCGCGGCGCTGAAGGCGGCCGGCGCGACCAAGGCGAACCTTGAGGCGGCGATCGAGCAGCTGCGCGGCGGCGAAAAGGTGCAGAGCGAGAACGCCGAGGAGCAGCGCCAGGCGCTGGAGAAATACTGCATCGACCTCACCGCGCGCGCCGAATCGGGCAAGCTCGATCCGGTGATCGGCCGCGACGAGGAAATCCGCCGCACCATCCAGGTGCTGCAGCGGCGCACCAAGAACAACCCGGTGCTGATCGGCGAGCCCGGCGTGGGCAAGACCGCGATCGTCGAGGGCCTGGCCCAGCGCATCATCAAGGGCGAGGTGCCCGAAGGGTTGCGCGACCGCCGCGTGCTGGCGCTGGACATGGGCGCGCTGATCGCCGGCGCGAAGTTTCGCGGCGAATTCGAGGAGCGCCTGAAGGCGGTGCTGAACGACCTGGCCAAGAACGAAGGCCAGATCATCCTGTTCATCGACGAGCTGCACACCATGGTCGGCGCCGGCAAGGCCGAAGGCTCGATGGATGCCGGCAACATGCTGAAGCCGGCGCTGGCGCGCGGCGAGCTGCATTGCATCGGCGCCACCACGCTGGACGAGTACCGCAAGTACATCGAGAAGGACGCCGCGCTGGAGCGCCGCTTCCAGAAGGTGTTCGTGGGCGAGCCGTCGGTGGAGGACACCATCGCGATCCTGCGCGGGCTGAAGGAGCGCTACGCGGTGCACCACGGGGTGGAGATCACCGACCCGGCGATCGTCGCCGCGGCCACGCTGTCGCACCGCTACATCGCCGACCGCCAGCTGCCGGACAAGGCGATCGACCTGATGGACGAGGCGGCTTCGCGCATCCGCATGGAGATCGACTCCAAGCCGGAGGAACTGGATCGCCTCGAGCGCCGGCTGATCCAGCTGAAGATCCAGCGCGAAATGCTGAAGAAGGAGAAGGACAGCGAGTCGAAGCAGCGCCTGGCCGATCTCGAAACCGACATCGGCAAGCTCGAGCGCGAGTTCTCCGACTTGAACGAGATCTGGAAATCCGAGAAGGCCGCGCTGCAGGGCACGACCAGGGTGAAGGAGCAGATCGAGCAGGCGCGGCAGGAACTCGACGCCGCGCAGCGCCGGCAGGACTACGCCAAGATGAGCGAGATCCAGTACGGCAAGCTGCCGGCGCTGGAGAAGCAGCTGGCCGCGGCACAGGCTGCCGAAACGCAGGATTTCAAGTTGGTGCAGACCCGCGTTACCGCCGAGGAAATCGCCGAGGTGGTCAGCCGCTGGACCGGCATCCCGGTCAGCAAGATGCTGGAGGGCGAGCGCGACAAGCTGCTGCACATGGAGGACGAGCTGCACAAACGCGTGGTCGGCCAGGATGAGGCGGTGCACGCGGTGTCCGATGCGATCCGTCGTTCCCGTGCGGGCCTGTCCGACCCGAACCGGCCGAACGGCTCGTTCCTGTTCCTCGGCCCCACCGGCGTGGGCAAGACCGAGCTGTGCAAGGCGCTGGCCGAGTTCATGTTCGACACCACCGACGCGATGGTGCGCATCGACATGAGCGAGTTCATGGAGAAGCACTCCGTCTCGCGCCTGGTCGGTGCCCCGCCGGGCTACGTCGGCTACGAAGAGGGCGGCTACCTCACCGAGGCGGTGCGCCGCCGGCCGTACAGCGTGATCCTGCTGGACGAGGTGGAGAAGGCGCACCCGGACGTGTTCAACATCCTGCTGCAGGTGCTCGACGACGGCCGCCTCACCGACGGTCAGGGCCGCACGGTGGATTTCCGCAACACGGTGATCGTGATGACCTCGAACCTCGGTTCGCAGATGATCCAGGACGAGGTCGAGAGCAACGGCAGCGACGACGCCGAGGCGCAGTACACGCGCATGAAGGCGTCGGTGCTGGGCGTGGTGCAGGCGCACTTCCGCCCGGAGTTCATCAACCGGCTCGACGAGATCGTGGTGTTCCGCCCGCTGGACAAGAGCCAGATCCGCGCGATCGCGAAGATCCAGCTCGAATACCTGGAGAAGCGCCTGGCCGAGCGCCAGCTGAAGCTGGACGTCGGCGACGACGCACTGGCCTTGCTCGGCAACGTCGGCTTCGATCCGGTGTACGGCGCGCGGCCGCTGAAGCGGGCGATCCAGCAGCAGCTGGAGAATCCGCTGGCGAAGCAGATCCTCGAAGGCCGCTTCCAGTCGGGCGACACGGTGAAGGTCGCCGCCGAGGGCAGGCAGCTGGTGTTCCGCAAGGCATGAGTCGGGCCGCGGGCATGCCCGCGGCAGCGTGCGGCGGCCGGGAAGGTCCGGCCTGCCGCACAGTGCGCCCGGCGGTCAGTCGAGGTCCAGCGTCTTCTTGCCGTCGTCGCGGCGGCGCCGTTCCTTCTGCCGATAGCGGGCTTCGCCACCGTCACGCTTGACCATGGTGCAGTCCAGGTAGTCGGTGGCTTCGATCAGCGCTGCGCGCACCGCCTTGCTGGCCGGGGTCTTCTTCGCATGGGCGAAGTCGCCGCCGACGCCGCTGACGTAGCCGTGCAGGTCGACGCCGCCACTGCAGCTGCGTCCTTCGACCAGGCTGACCCAGCTGCCACCGTGTTGTGCCGCCAAGGTCTGCAAGGCGACCAGGGTGCTCTGCTTGTCGCCGTTGAGGCTGGCGCCATTGACGAAGCCGCCGGATACCTTGCCCTGCCAACCGCCAGCGTGTTCCAGTCCGCCTCCTACAAATTGCCTTCCTGGTCGATGGCTATCCGTTCCGCGTCAGCACCTTCCGGCTCAGGGCATCAGAGCGCGTAATCCAGGCCGATTTTTCCGAAATGGCCTCCGGCCTGTTGCAACCGGAACGCATCGGCCATATCGCGCAGTGCGAAACTGCGGTCGATTACCGGGCGGATGCCGGTGGCCTCAATGGCGCGCACCAGTGCGATCTGGTGCTGGCGGTTCCCGACACCGATGCCGCTGACGCGCTGTTGGCGCAGCATCAGTTCGACCGTCGGCACCACATCGGCAACGCCCGTGAGAGCACCGATCAGTGCGATGTGCCCGCCGACACGCGCGGAACGCATCGACTGCGTCAGCGTGCCGGGGCCGCCCACTTCGATGACGTGATCGACGCCACGCCCGCCGGTGATCTCCAGCACCTGCTTCGACCATTCGGGGTGCTGGCGGTAGTTGATGCCGTAATCGGCACCCAGCGCAGCGGCGCGGGCAAGCTTTTCCTCTGAGGATGAGGTCACGATCACTGTCGCGCCTGCGGCCTTCGCCAGTTGCAGCGCAAAAATCGACACGCCGCCAGTGCCCAGCGCCAGCACGGTGTCGCCGATTTTCAGGCCGCCTTCGACCACCAGTGCGCGCCAGGCGGTCAGCCCGGCGGTGGTCAGCGTGGCCGCCTCCACATGGCTGTATCCGCGCGGCGCATGGGTAAAGGCCGTAGCTGGTCGCACCACCGCCTCGCGGGCATAGCCGTCGATGCCGTCGCCGGGGGTTGCAGCGAAACCGGCCGCGACCGGGCCTCCGGCCAGCCATTGCGGATAGAAAGTAGAAACGACGTGATCGCCGACGGCGAACTCATGCACATCGGCACCGACTGCTTCGACCACGCCGGCACCATCGGACAAGGGGATACGACCGTCCTCTACCGGCATCCGCCCCAGCACCACGTCCAGGTCATGAAAATTGAGCGAACTGGCGTGCAGCCGCACGCGGATTTTACCGGCACCAGGTGCGCCGGGATCCGCGCTGTCGGTGTATTCGAGATGCTCCAACCCGAAAGGGCGACGAAGATGGATGGCTTTCATGTGCGGACGGACTTCCGGATCGACTAGCATGCAGAGCATGAAATGTATGACCGTTCTTGCGAATGTGGAAGTACGCACCTTCAGGTTAGTGATATGAGCCGCTCTGTGAGTGAAAAGGCACCTGTCCCGGTCGACCAGGCGAACGAGTCGAGTGGCAACCTCACACTGACTGCGCGTGTCAGACGCGGAGATCTGTTCACCGGAAATTGCGAGTCGCGCGAGGTGTTCGCCCACATCACCAGCCTGTGGGGCGTGCTGTGCCTGATCGCCTTGCGCGATGGCACCCTGCGTTACGGCGAACTGCGCCGAAAGGCCTCTGGGATCAGTGAAAAAATGCTGGCCCAGACCCTTCAGCGCCTTGAGGGGGATGGATTGGTTCGCCGCACGTCCTATCCGGTCATTCCTCCGCATGTCGAATATGACCTCACCCCATTGGGCGAGGAAGCGGCTGCGCATGTGGCCGCGCTGGCGGACTGGCTCGAAGTCAATTTTCCCCGCATACGGGAAGCGACTGGGCAAAACAAGAATCCAGATTGATTTTCTGCTGGAGCGCCCCCGATCACCGCAGCGTGGGTCATTACCCTACTGATGACCCACACCGCCGCTGCACATCGTCGCGGCGGGTTGCTGGCCTAACCGCTGTTCGATCACCGGCCGCCACGGCACTGGGCTGAATCCATGCCATCATCGAGCAGCGCATAGCGCCCGCTGGCGAGCATCACGGAACGCCGGTAGATGCCGGCCACGCGCTGCCCGCGCCGTTGCGTGTCGGGCGTGTTGCGCAGCTTGGAGCAGTCCTCCATGGACTTCGTGCATAGCTCCTTGACCGTGGGAGCTTTGCGCGATGCCGCCTGGTCAGCGGATGGGTCGCCACCCCGGCGAACCTGAGCCAGCCGAGCTTCGGTGTAGTCCAGCAAAGTTCGGTGCTGGAGTCATGGCGAAATGAAAAAGCCCCGGACTTGCCGGGGCTCTGTTCCGCCTGCGTGGCACAGGCCTACCAGCGGTACGCTACCTTGCCGTAGACGTAGGCGCCGTTGAAGCCGAACGGCGAGCTCGAGCTGTACGGCAGGATGCCCGAGATGCTGTTGGCGGCGATCACCTTGTCCGGGTATTCGTTGAACACGTTGTCCGCGCCGAGGGTGAAGGTCCACTGGTCCAGCGTGTAGTCGCCGGCCAGGTCCAGCACCCACTTCGCGGCGAAGGTCTGGTCGTTGGCCGGCTTGTTGTTCAGCACGGTGAACTTGCCGTAGCGCGACAGCGTGGAGCGCAGGTCCCAGTGGCCGAGTGTCCAGTCGCCGCCGAGGGTGAGCTTGTCGCGCGGCGCGCCGACCGTGATGCGACCCTTCTCCGTGCGCCCCATGCGCTGCAGGTTGAGCCCGTTCTGCGCCAGGATCGCCGGGTTCGGCCGGGTGTTGATGATGTCGGTCTTGTTGTAGTTGTAGCCCAGCGTGAGGTTGAGCCCGCCGCCGGCCAGCTCGGTGCGCCAGCTGCCCACGATGTCCACGCCGCGGGTGCGCGTATCCACCGCGTTGGTGAAGTAGCGCCCGCCAGTGACGCCGGGGAAGCCGTGCGCGGTGAGGTAGTTGGTGACCGCGCTGCCGGTGAGGTTCTCCGACAGCACGATGCGGTCGCCGATGCGGATCTGGTAGGCGTCGACGGTCAGCGCGGTGCGGTCGGTGGGCTGCAGCACCAGGCCCAGGCTGTAGTTCACCGACTTCTCCGCCTTCAGCGGTTCGGCGCCGAAGGCGCGCCCGACCGGGCTGTTCACCGGGAACGTGCGCACCTCGTAGGGCACGCTGCTGATGAACACGGTCGAGGTGGTGGAGTAGTCCTGCTGGGCCAGCGATGGCGCGCGGAAGCCGTTCGAGGCGGTGGCGCGCAGCGCGACCTTGTCGGTGAACGCGTAGCGGGCCGACAGCTTGCCCGAGGTGGTGTTGCCGAAGTCGCTGTATTTCTCGTGGCGTACGGCCAGCGAGCCGCTCAGCTGCTGGGTGAGGTCTGCGTCCAGCTCGCCGTACACGGCGTAGCTGTGACGGCTGTTGGAGTTGGCGTCGGACGGACGGAAGCCGGGGAATACCTGCGAGCCGCCGCCGAAATACGAGCTGGGGTCGCCGGCGTCGATGGTGTAGTTCTCGTGGCGGTATTCCCCGCCGAACGCCAGGGTCAGCGGGCCGGCCAGACCGCCCACCTCGAAGTCGCGCGAGAAATCCGCGTTGAGCAGTTTCTCGGTGTTGTTCAGCCGGCCGGCGTAGAAATGGGTGGGGCTGGTGGGGCCGAGCTGGGTGTTGAGGCTGTGGTTGACGTCGAACTGCAGGCTGTTCTTGCCGTAGTTGCCGCTGAGGTCCCAGTGCCAGTAGTTCGCCGTGGTGCCGCGGATGCCGGCGACGAAGGCGCGGTCCTTGGAGGTGGTGGCGATCAGCGGCAGGAAGCCGTCGGGGTAGATCGCGCGGATGTTGCGGCGGTCCAGGCCCGGACGGTAGAAGCCGGCGGATTCCGCGTCGCGGTTGTTGGCGTTGGCGAACGCGTAGACGTTGACGTTCGGCGACAGGTCGTACTGGCTGTTGAGGAACACCGACTGGTGGGTGACCTCGGGATCGCCGAAGCGCTGGTTGACGCGGGCGTAGCTGGGGTCGGCCGGGTTGCGCAGGTCCGGCCCGGCACGGTCGGTGTAGCCGTCCTTGCCCACCGCGGCGGCCACGCGCAGCCAGCCGTTCTGGCCGAGGTGGAAGCCGATGTCGCCGCTGCCTTCGCGCTGCAGGCCGTCGCCGGCGCTGTACTGGCCCACGCTGGCAGCCACGCTGCCGCCGTCGGCGCCGTCCTTCAGCATGATGTTGATCACCCCGGCGATCGCGTCGGAACCATACTGCGCGGCGGCGCCGTCGCGCAGCACCTCGATGCGCTTCACCGCGGTGATCGGGATCGCGTTGAGGTCCACCGGCGAAGAGCCGCGGCCCTGGGTGCCGTTGAGGTTGACGATGGCGCCGGTGTGGCGGCGCTTGCCGTTCACCAGCACCAGCACCTGGTCCGGCGACAGGCCGCGCAGCTGCGCCGGGCGCGAGCCGTCGGTGCCGTCGGTGAGCGAGGGGCGCGGGAAGTTCAGCGAGGGCAGCAGGCGCGACAGCGCGGTGGCCAGCTCGGTGGTGCCGGTGCCCTGCAGGTCGGCCGGGTTCAGCACGTCGATGGGCGCCAGCGACTCGCCGGCGGTGCGGTTGGACACGCGCGTGCCGGTGACCACCACGGCATCCAGGCTCTTGGCCTTGGCCGGGGCGGGCTGGGCGATATCCTGTGCGGCGACGTTGCCGGCCAGGGCCAGCAGCACCGCGACGGGCAGCCACGCCAGGGCGATCGGGTTGGAACGTTTGGTCATGGAAACTCTCCGGTTCGTGATTTGCCGCGGCGCAGCAAATGCAGACTAGTGACGCACCATCGCTTCGTCAATAGACGTATAGACGTCTATCAGTCCAAATGCCTCAACGACCCCTTCGCATGCAATCGGGCGAACCCGCAGCGGCAGGCTGCCGCCGGCGCTCGGCACGGATCCGCAGGCTACTCCGGTGCGCAGAACGCCCGCCATGTGCCGCCTGCCGCATTGAAATCCGGCCGCACACCCCGATAATGGTCCGTTGCCGGCCGCGCGATGGCCGGCGTGCCCGGAGTTCCCATGCCCATCTACGAGTTCGAATGCAGCCATTGCGGTCACCGTTTCGACCGGCTGCAGAAGTTGTCCGACGCCGATCCCACCATCTGCCCCGCCTGCGATGCGCCGCACTTGCGGCGGATGGTCAGCGCGCCGTCGTTCCGTCTTGCCGGCAGCGGCTGGTACGAGACCGACTTCAAGAAGAACGGCGAGAAGAAACACAACCTCGCCGGCGACGCCGGCCAGTCCAGCACGGCGGCGGCCCCTGCCGCGGCGCCGGCGACGGCCTCCAGCGATACCGCCGGCAGCGCCAGCTGAACCGGCGAAACCTCCGCCCGGTTGGCGTATTCCGACGCGGGATATGCTGATTCCGCAAGACCCCGGCGAGGTGCCGGCGTCGGAGAGGGCGAGGAGGCGGCAATGCGTGCAATCGGCGGGTGGATGGTCGGGGTCGTCGCGGCTGCGCTGACGGGTGGCCTGCTGGGCATGGCGACGCCGGTCCGGGCGCACTCGGACGCACCGGTGCGCTGCGTGAGCAACGACAGCCACTACGCGCGCTGCGCCGTGCCATGGCGATACGTCGAGCTGTACAGGCAGGAGTCGAAGGCTGCCTGCATCCGCGGCGAGAGCTGGGGCATGGACTACGACACGCTGTGGGTCGACCGCGGCTGCCGCGGCCTGTTCGGTCCGGCCGACCGCGGTGGCTACGGCTACGGCTACGGCGACCGAGGCCGCTACAACGATCCTGATGATCGTTACGCCCCGGGTAATCGCTGGGGCGATCGCTACGACGACCGCTACGACGACGACCGTGGCGGCTGGCGTCCCGGTCCCGGCTGGGATCGCCGGATCAGCCTGCAGTGCGACAGCAACCAGAAGAAGTACCAGCTGTGCCAGGTCGACGTGGGCTACGGCCGCGTGCGGCTGGGGCGGCAGCTTTCCGACGCGAATTGCGTGGAGGGCTACAGCTGGGGCTGGAACCGCGCCGGGGTGTGGGTGGCGCACGGCTGCCGCGGCCAGTTTCTGGTCGACCGGCGCTGGTAGCGCGGCGCGCCGCATTGCGCGGCAGTGGTAGACTTCGCGGTCTTTTCCCTCTGCCTGAAGTCGCCGCGGCGACGCCGGAGTTCCAACGCATGCGCACGCATTACTGCGGCCTCATCGACGAGGCGCTGATCGGCCAGACCGTCACCCTGTGCGGCTGGGTCAACAAGATCCGCCTGCAGGCGCATGTGGCGTTCGTCGACCTGCGCGACCACGAGGGGCTGGCCCAGGTGGTGGTCGATCGCGACAACGCCGCGGCGTTCGCCATCGCCGGCGAGCTGGGCTACGAGTACTGCCTGCGTGTCACCGGCACGATCCGTCCGCGGGTGTCGATCAACGACAAGCTGAAGACCGGTACGGTCGAGCTGCTGGCCGACAGCGTCGAGGTGCTCAATGCCGCCAAGGACCTGCCGTTCGCGCTGCACGAGAGCCCGAACGAGGACCTGCGGATGACCTACCGCTACCTCGACCTGCGCCGCCCCGAGATGCAGGCGATGATGCGCAAGCGGATCAAGCTGGTGCAGGCGCTGCGCCGCTACCTCGACGCACGCGGCTTCCAGGACATCGAGACGCCGATCCTGACCAAGGCCACGCCCGAGGGCGCACGCGACTACCTGGTGCCCAGCCGCGTGCATCCGGGCCAGTTCTACGCTTTGCCGCAGTCGCCGCAGCTGTTCAAGCAGATCCTGATGGTGGCCGGCTTCGACCGCTACTACCAGATCGCCCGCTGCTTCCGCGACGAGGACCTGCGCGCCGACCGCCAGCCGGAGTTCACCCAGCTCGACCTGGAGTTCGCCTTCGTCGAAGAGAAGGACGTGCAGGATTTCGTGGAGGAGCTGATCCGCCACGTGTTCAAGGAAGTGCAGGGCGTCGAACTCGATGCCGCGTTCCCGCGCATGACCTGGGCCGAGGCGATGCGTCGCTTCGGCTCGGACAAGCCGGACCTGCGCATCGCGCTGGAGCTGGTCGACGTGGCCGACGTGCTGAAGCACGTCGAGTTCAAGGTGTTCGCCGAGCCGGCCAACGATCCCGCCGGCCGTGTCGCCGCGTTGCGCGTGCCCGGCGGCAGCACGTTGTCGCGCAAGGACATCGACGGCCTGGCCGAATACGCCGCGCGCTACGGCGCGAAGGGGCTGGCCTGGCTCAAGGTCGAGGATCTGGCCAAGGGCCGCGAGGGGATCAATTCGCCGGTGGCGAAGTTCCTCGACGACGCGGCGCTGGACGGCGTGCTGAAAGCCACCGGCGCGCAGAGCGGCGACATCGTGTTCTTCGGCGCCGGTGCGTGGAAGACCGTCAGCGACTTCATGGGCGCGCTGCGGCTGAAGCTAGGCAAGGACCGCGGCCTGGTCGAGGACAGCTGGAAGCCGCTGTGGGTCAC
This genomic stretch from Rhodanobacter thiooxydans harbors:
- a CDS encoding TonB-dependent receptor plug domain-containing protein; its protein translation is MTKRSNPIALAWLPVAVLLALAGNVAAQDIAQPAPAKAKSLDAVVVTGTRVSNRTAGESLAPIDVLNPADLQGTGTTELATALSRLLPSLNFPRPSLTDGTDGSRPAQLRGLSPDQVLVLVNGKRRHTGAIVNLNGTQGRGSSPVDLNAIPITAVKRIEVLRDGAAAQYGSDAIAGVINIMLKDGADGGSVAASVGQYSAGDGLQREGSGDIGFHLGQNGWLRVAAAVGKDGYTDRAGPDLRNPADPSYARVNQRFGDPEVTHQSVFLNSQYDLSPNVNVYAFANANNRDAESAGFYRPGLDRRNIRAIYPDGFLPLIATTSKDRAFVAGIRGTTANYWHWDLSGNYGKNSLQFDVNHSLNTQLGPTSPTHFYAGRLNNTEKLLNADFSRDFEVGGLAGPLTLAFGGEYRHENYTIDAGDPSSYFGGGSQVFPGFRPSDANSNSRHSYAVYGELDADLTQQLSGSLAVRHEKYSDFGNTTSGKLSARYAFTDKVALRATASNGFRAPSLAQQDYSTTSTVFISSVPYEVRTFPVNSPVGRAFGAEPLKAEKSVNYSLGLVLQPTDRTALTVDAYQIRIGDRIVLSENLTGSAVTNYLTAHGFPGVTGGRYFTNAVDTRTRGVDIVGSWRTELAGGGLNLTLGYNYNKTDIINTRPNPAILAQNGLNLQRMGRTEKGRITVGAPRDKLTLGGDWTLGHWDLRSTLSRYGKFTVLNNKPANDQTFAAKWVLDLAGDYTLDQWTFTLGADNVFNEYPDKVIAANSISGILPYSSSSPFGFNGAYVYGKVAYRW
- a CDS encoding FmdB family zinc ribbon protein translates to MPIYEFECSHCGHRFDRLQKLSDADPTICPACDAPHLRRMVSAPSFRLAGSGWYETDFKKNGEKKHNLAGDAGQSSTAAAPAAAPATASSDTAGSAS
- a CDS encoding DUF3011 domain-containing protein; translated protein: MRAIGGWMVGVVAAALTGGLLGMATPVRAHSDAPVRCVSNDSHYARCAVPWRYVELYRQESKAACIRGESWGMDYDTLWVDRGCRGLFGPADRGGYGYGYGDRGRYNDPDDRYAPGNRWGDRYDDRYDDDRGGWRPGPGWDRRISLQCDSNQKKYQLCQVDVGYGRVRLGRQLSDANCVEGYSWGWNRAGVWVAHGCRGQFLVDRRW
- the aspS gene encoding aspartate--tRNA ligase; the protein is MRTHYCGLIDEALIGQTVTLCGWVNKIRLQAHVAFVDLRDHEGLAQVVVDRDNAAAFAIAGELGYEYCLRVTGTIRPRVSINDKLKTGTVELLADSVEVLNAAKDLPFALHESPNEDLRMTYRYLDLRRPEMQAMMRKRIKLVQALRRYLDARGFQDIETPILTKATPEGARDYLVPSRVHPGQFYALPQSPQLFKQILMVAGFDRYYQIARCFRDEDLRADRQPEFTQLDLEFAFVEEKDVQDFVEELIRHVFKEVQGVELDAAFPRMTWAEAMRRFGSDKPDLRIALELVDVADVLKHVEFKVFAEPANDPAGRVAALRVPGGSTLSRKDIDGLAEYAARYGAKGLAWLKVEDLAKGREGINSPVAKFLDDAALDGVLKATGAQSGDIVFFGAGAWKTVSDFMGALRLKLGKDRGLVEDSWKPLWVTDFPMFEYDAEEQRFVALHHPFTAPKVDDAAQLRADPHNAVSRGYDMVLNGNEIGGGSIRIHRPEMQSTVFELLGIGAEEAEMKFGFLLKALKFGAPPHGGLAFGIDRIAALMAGTESIRDVIAFPKTTSAQDLMTDAPSPVSDAQLKELSIATVENKP